AAAGAGCGGTGCGATTCACATCCTCGTCGGAGCACTCActcgccaccaccacccataCAATCCGGCGAATGCAATTCCCCTGCTCGATGCTCCGCCGACAACCGTCGACAACAAAAATCACAGAGGAAAACGATCAACAAccacataggtcaggtagaatCCCAGGAAGATTTTTTGCTTCAATTGGAGAATCATCACCTTCTTCATTGAAGAAACagggttctggttctggttctatCCGTTCCGCCATTGTCCCAGGAAGATTGTCACTGGATGAGAGAAGTGGGAGGAAGAGGAAAATAAGTGAGATTTGCAACCCAAAAGGTTTCTGATTGTTGCTTCTCTTCAACTTGCTTTGATTTCACAACTTCTCATATGCAAATGGAGAGCGATTGTAAcatgaagctgagtattggATTGATGGGTAAAGGGAACAGATCTCACAACTGGATGAGTATCTAACGATTGGGGGAAGGGGGAGTCTCACGCCCAGAACCGAAGCTTTGAATCATAGGGGTGTTGAAGACAACCGATTCTTCTGACCCTTCAATCTCTCTAAAATCATATTCAAAACATCATGGAAGAAAATGAGATTCAGATCTAGGTTCAGATTTTTCATTTGAAGAATAACAAGATCTTCGTTCTCCTGTTCGCATAGATGTCCTGAGATGGCGTTGACAGAACTGAGTTTCGGATAAGGTGTGAGGATGACAGAATTGAGGGGTTGAAGGAGGTGGCTGGGAAGAAGATGGGTCTATTTCCACTTTTACCCTTTTATCATCCATCAAATCCTAACCATTCaaataaagaatattctaaGATTCTTAAATCCAACGGTGTTTAAGACTGGTCCACCGGTGGGCTAAAATATAACTTGCcaaccctagtgggcaccgttGTTGAGACTCTAGTTTTTAAAGGCCACATATTGAAATAGAACATAAACCCAAGCACAtggaaataaattataaaataatttggaCTCTAGTTTTGTTTACCATAAAAATTACACTGTATTTCTcttatatgaatttttttttacaagaggataaaaaaaacagagaaataCTTCATACAACTATGAATAGAAACTAGTTCCTATAGCGTCCGTTAGGAGATGAGGAGCAAGATTTGCCGGAGGATCCTGAACTAGAACAAAGCCACAATCTTGATGAGCCTTGACCTTGGCCAAGAATTTCACATATGCATTGCCCTCCCCCACTCTTAATATCTATCAAACAGATCGCTAATATTAGTAATGAGgactttatatttttatatattttacgATAAAAATATATTCTAACATAAAagtaactgtttttttttttaaccaaataaGAGGACGATGTCTacttctttctcatttttttctcatATAGTTCTTTCttaccaaaaaaattatatgatttACTATATTTCTGACCACTTTCTTTTATCTATATATGTTATCTGACAACGACCTTTGCATAAAGATTTGTTTCAACCAGTCACTTTAAATGTTATCTCGCTGTTTACACCGGTTGCTCACTTCGGACCGGGGCGTCGAGGATTTACAGGTTTGGAGTGGAAATTTGGATGGTTCTCACTTCGTGATGGGTACAAGTGACTTTTGTCTTAAGATAATACCTAGTAAATGGTCTCGAGCAGTGTAGTTAAAACCACGATCCAGATCCTGGAATCGCACGATTCAGCGATGTCACTCACCTTCACCGATCTGAATCCTGCATAGAATCGCCGGTTTCTAGGCTCGCGTGGAATCGACGGTGTGCAtctgttgaaagatttttactGAACCGAACCACTTTCGAAtccttcaagattcaattgtagtatagcatagggtttttgtcgtatccgcaggGAATTGCTAATACAAATGTCGTTCTCTAGTAAAATTACCCAAGCAATAGATTTTCAAAAGGTTGATAATTGTTTCGGTGACCAAAAcacattcaaattaaacaaagtgAGAGTAAAACGATTGGATATCAAGATGAGAAAGTTGTTGGAATTGGACTTCACCATTTAACTACTAGTGTCCTATGATTCTATATGGAAATTCATTCTTAtatatgattcatctacaccagttCTACCAtacttcattgattcctcacatgattggatatctataacttactttcctaaacattgattcctcacatgcatagCAAAGTTAAGTTATCTTTAAGCTTAGGTGTTTCAGTGACTAGCAACGCCTAATTCCATTCCTAGACATTAGGATTACTAGATGATTAACTCTATGTTAGACTCTAGACGACGTAGCTTCCGCTCTTACGCCGAATCAAgcgatatgttctaggtgcgcaactaaaacatagcattatgaacaagagaaaatcattgaatcatgtaatagaaacgatattttcatatagaaatcaagagaaacacatcatagttaaaggctacatccaaatccaacaaaaagGGTTTAacaatccatttccatggatgctTTAAGGCTTACAAAGAGAAACAAGAAGATGATGACAATCCGGGACGTCCGCCGAGCGTTCCCACCTCGATGGATGATCAAAGAAGTCCAAAACTATCTTCTTCTCCTCAGTTCTATGAGTTCTCTGTTCTGTTTCCCTATTTTTCCGCCCCCCTGTGAAATACGCTTGTCTGTTCTTTTTATAATAGTTTTGTTTGCTCAAGCGGTCCAAAGTTTGCTCAAGCGAACTCTTTCTTCAACGTGAAGGAAGGGATTGGGAACCGTCTTTCAACTGCTCAAGCGACCAAATGTTCGCTTGAGCCAACTTCAGAGCCAAACACTCAAAACCTTTTGTTGCTAGATGGCTTGAGCAAACTTCTGAGTCAAGCACTCAAAACCTTCTATTGCAAGATGGCTTGAGAAAACTTCTGAGCCAAGCACTATTCTTTGATGTTTTTTATGATTCAAGCCTCTTTGAAGCAATCTTCATTCCCAATTCATTCCTACAtcaaaatttgataattaatacttaaattCTCTAAGGACCTCTACTAAACCATATCTTCACAATTGAGGGTAAATTTGATAGTTATTTCACATTTCTAACCTAAATAAGTGCCAAAGAATGATATCAAAATTAagtaaatttggcacttatcagcATCGCAGAATCGTGGAATCTCCGAGCGATCCCGATTATGATTTCGACCTATTTTCCTGCTTTCGACCCGTTTTCCCCCCAAACGACCACGTTTTGGCAAAACGTGGAACCCTAAAATTGAACGCAAAAACGCTGTGTTTCAATTCAATAACGAAAATTTTGGCTCCTTCTCCTCTCGCATAACGCCACAACCCACTGCTATGCCTCTCCTCGTTTCTTCTCACATACCCATACTTCGTCCCCGCCGCTCGGTGCGACTAGCTCTGCTTTGTGTGTGGTTTCGTTTCCTTGCTCTGCTTTGTGCGTGATTttgtttcttgtttcttctcatGGCTGGAAGGGAAGGTTCTGTGTGTGGTGTTGGAAGGGGTTCTGGAGTGGGAAGGGTTTCTAGAGCTGTTGGAAGGGGTTCTGGTACTTGAGTTGGGTACTTTATTATGACAAATGACAATATTATGGTACTTTAatgcatatatataatatatgcatTAATGTGCACACACAAATATACAAATTGTGGAATCGTAGCGAACGAGTTATGTTTATACGATTTATGATTTTACATCCCCTCTTCGATCCTACGTAGGAACACAATTTTGTTAACCTTGGTTCCAAGGGCTTGGCTATGGAAACTTGAGGTTCCGAGAAAAATGAAGGTTTTTTCTTGGCAAGGTTTCCATGAAGCCCACCTTGTTGCGTGATTTCATCATCAGGGTGTTAATCTTCCTTTGATTTGCAAGATTTGTGGCTGTCATGTTGAGACCAGGGTTGTCAATAGCGGGCTATAGCGCCGCTATCGCGGCGCTGCGTGGCGGAGCGGCGGCTGGGCGCGACGCCGGTGGTCGTAGCGGCGCAGGAATCGCGGCGCGGTGGTAGTGGCCGCAATCGCGGCTGGGTTGGGGCTATAGCGGCGCGATCTGAATTGGGGAAGGGGATGAACTTGAAATTCCGATTTTGTCCCTACTTAGGTTAAAAAATGAGGGCAAAATTGTATTTTCCCTCAATTAATGAAATATCTTTACAGCTGTATTTTCCCCCCTATTTTCCCTCCCTGCTTCCTCTGTCAAAACCGTACCCTCTTTCTCTTTTACACGCATCTGTTCCattctttttcatcttttacCTCACACTCCTTCTTTCTCTTcaaacttcttcttctcctcctccacacCCTCACCACTTCCGGCGGTTTTCCGGCAGGTTTTCTGGCGTGGAGGTTCTGAGCCTTCTCAGAACAACACTGGTTTGAGGTGAGGATTTTATGCTCTATTCTTTGTCTTTATACTctgtctttctttttcttgtttttcttctctctttttctaattttctatgTTCTCTAAGCcttatttctttgttttccatcttctttttctctattttcCACATCTGTTGATTCTGTTCCAGTTTTTTCTTATTCTTTTGGTGTTTGTTCTACCTATTCTTCATCTAGATATGCTCTGTTTTCTGTTCCATATGTTCATTCCTTCATGGTCATATCTTGCTTCAGTTGATGCTCTGTTTTCCTATCTCCACATGTTTGCTTATGTTGATGCTCTGTTCTGGGTTCTTTAGGATGACTACTCCCAATGAACAAGCCCAAGACCCAAACTCAGCACCTGCTGCAGCCTTGATCAAGCCAAAGGGTGATAATCTTGACATAGCATGGCAGTGGAATAGTATGAAGACGGTGGATAATAGAAGATCAGTGATATGTGATTTCTGTGGGTTTTTGTCAAATGGAGGAATTACCCGAGCCAAAAGACACCAAATGGGAATAGCGGGAGATGCTAAAAAGTGTCTAAAGTGCCCTGCTGAAGTGAAACTCTTGCTGAAGGAGGCTCTTGAAAAGAAACAAGGGATAGCTAATGACTCAATGTTGAAAGAGATGCAAGATGCTCATGATGAGATGGAAGAAGTGCAAGAAATTTTGAACCTCCAAAGTGGAAAGAGACCTTTACCCCTAGGATCTCAGGCCTCTTTGCTGAATTCCAAGAGAGTGAAAGGCCCCTTGGATCTAATGTTCTTTAAGGATCCAACGATAACTATGAGGTTGGAAAAAGACAAGAGGCAAACAAGCATAATTGATTCTTGTGAAAAAGAAGCTAGAGCAAGAACCATTCAATACATAGAACGGTTTCTTTGTTCAAATGAGATTGCTTTTAATGTTGTCAAATCAAAAAGCTTCAAATTGATGGTGGAAGCTCTTGGAAATTATGGACCTCACCTAAAGCCTCCTAGCTATCATGAGTGTAGGGTTCCACTCCTTAAAAAAGAGTTGGAATACACAAAGGCATTGTTGAAGAACCATGAGGAAGAGCGTGTCTTGCACAGATGTTCCATTATGTCGGATGCTTGGACGGATAGGAAGAATAGAACGTTGATAAATTTCTTGGTGAATTGTCCAAAGGGATCATTGTTTGTCAAGAGCGTTGATGGCTCTTCATTCATGAAGACGGGGGAGAAATTGTTTGAGCTCTTGGATAGCTTTGTCACGGAGATTGGAGAAAACAATGTGGTGCAAGTGATCACGGACAATGGGAGCAACTATAAGTTGGCCGGTAAGAGATTAAGAGTTATGTTTAGTATTCACTTGTGATTATTATTTTATGTTTGATTTTCACTTATGTTGCTTGTTGATTTTGGTCTTAGGGAAACTTTTAGAGATAAGAAGGAAGCATTTGTTTTGGACTCCTTGTGCTGCCCATTGCATAGACTTGATGCTAGAGGACATTGGGAAGCTTACCAAAGTTCACAAAGCAATAGAGAGAGGCAtcagccttgttggtttcatatACAACCACACATTGGCTTTGAACACAATGAGGTTGTTCACAAAGAAGATGGAGATGATTAGGCATGGGGTTACATGGTTTGCTACGTCATTCCTTACTTTGCAGAGATTGCATACTCAGAAAGATAACCTAGAAAAAATGTTCCGTTCAGATGAATGGTTGAAAACAAATGTAGCTAAAGACCGCAAGGGGAAGAAGGTGGCTTCCATTTTTTTCATGTCTTCATTTTGGAATGATGTTCTCTACACACTTAAGGTCATGGGGCCTCTTGTTCGTGTGCTAAGACATGTTGATCATGAGAAAAAGCCCGCAATGGGTTACATTTATGAGGCTATTGATAGAGCAAAGGAGGAAATTAAAGCTTCTTTCAATGACAAGGAAGAAAAGTACAAAGAAGTCTTTGAAATCATTGATAGAAGATGGGAGTGTCAACTCCACCATCCTTTGCATGCGGCTGGTCACTTCTTGAACCCCGACATTTTCTACAAAAATTCAGCAGCAATTGAGATGGATGCTAAGGTGATGAGTGGACTTTATGCTTGCATAGAGAGGCTAAGTCGAGGTGAAAAGGAACAAGATCAAATTATGGATGAGCTGGTGAAGTATAAGATGGGTGAAGATCTCTTTGGACTTGGTTTGGCAGTTAGATCAAGGGATACACTTTCTCCTGGTAAGTGAAATTGAATTAGATTTCTAATACATTTTATTTCAGAATGTGTCCTAATAAGGTGCATTGCATTGTATTGTAGCTACATGGTGGAGTAACTATGGATCAAGAACTCCACATCTCCAAAAGTTTCCCATCAAAATATTGAGCTTGACTTGTAGCTCATCGGGATGTGAGCGTAACTGGAGTGTGTTTGAACATGTAAGTAATCATGATTTCAATTTATGCttgatttgaaaagtgaaaatgaaaCTAAATAACttatatcatttattttaaattgcaTAGATTCATTCAAAAAAGAGGAGTAAGCTAGAGCATCAAAAGCTACAAGACTTGGTATACATCAAGTATAACCAAGCTCTTGCTCACCGCTTTGATTGTCGTGATGTGATTGATCCAATTCTACTAGATGATATTGATGGAAGCAATGAGTGGTTGATGGGACAAATGAGAGATGGTGAAGATATTGAAGCTGAAGATGATTTGCCATTTGAGGATCATACCTTGAATGTGGAAAATGTTGGTAATGTAGCTGATGTTAGTGACCCTATTATATACACTAGGAGAAGGGGAAGAGAAGCACCTACACTTGCACCTACACATGTGGCCTCAAGCTCTAGGGGGAGGGGAATGGAAGTAGATGAAGAATATTCTGAAGAAGAAAtagaaaatgatgaagaagttCACATCAATGTAGATGAAGTCATTGATCTTAATGGAAGTGATAAAGAGGAAGACCTCTATCTAGAGGACGATGATTGATTAAGAAGCATTCACTTGATGATTTATGTTTATATTAGTTAGAACATTGCTGCCTTTTGTATACTAGCAGCTAGTAGTATGAGCTTTCATTTGTTCTTCATGGTTTTAGAAGTTAGAAGTAGAACACTAATGTCTACTTACAAGCTAGAAAGCTTTATTATAACCACTCATATCTTTTTGTAGCTAATTATGAGTGAAATATAATTTCAGACTTCAAtctatttatcattttttagtagtcatatatatatatatatatatatatatatatatatatatatatatatatatatatatatatagtataattatatgtaatatatatataaaaaatctgCGTAGCGGCCGTAGCGCTACCCGCTATAGCGCTATAGCCATTTTTGGGATTGCCGCTACGCgacgctatccgccattaacaacactGGTTGAGACTATGCCCCACTGCCTAAGAATTGTGAATCATTAAGTCCCCGACAACAAGGAATTAGGAATCCTCAAGAATCCTGATCATAACTCATAATTACTCACGGTCAGCCAAAAGGCTGAGCGATATTATACATAGGTATAAGCAACACTAATACAACTTAGACTACCAACGTGCAATGGCTAAAGGGATCGGGACAACCCAGAGGGATCTTAGTAAAGCTCAGAGGCTTAACATGTCAACGACACAACAAGTTGGTGGGGCTGTTGTTATGGTCAGCTCTAACACCATACGATCTGATGGCGTTGCGGTCGACTCAAAAGGGTCTACTCTTAAGCAGACACCATAACCAACACTACCTAGTTAAAAAACGGACCCTCCAAACTAAACTTGCAAAGTATCTGGGCGGTCTAGCAAAGGAACGAGATAAACTAGATAAACACGATGGCACCAAGCAAACCGCACGTTCAAAAGCTCCATTGAAAGGACTTTTCTCACACTTGCAAAGACTTCGAACACAAACAATGAGCCTATAATTATTGGTTCTTTCGTTCATTTATATAACAAGTCATTCATTCTTAACATTTTCAGAATTCTTCTAAGACTCATGGATACGTTATTTGCTCATCCACTGACTTGAAAATCGGAGTGTCTTCTGTAGGTACTTTCCCCGCACTCGAGGTCAGTACCACCACTCTCAGGCCAAGCCACTACAAAGCTTCGCCACCAAGCACGACAAGAAAAATAATCCAGAATTTGGGAAGAACATAGTGAAATGCATAATGTGTACATGGACTTTACATTAGTTCATAGATTTTCTAATCATTTTTTATCAACTCTCATCCCATTCTTCATTTTTCACACCACCTACAAAACGACGATTATGACTACACCATTTTCCGACGACTTCATCAACCTCCATATCCTCCTCTTTCCTCCTATTTCTCTACCTCTACCTCTCTCCCTCAAACCTCTCTCTTCCCATGTTTTTTTGCAGTGTCTTGTTAACATTTCGAAATAAAATATTGATTCATTCGCACTTCTTTTTTTCTTGTATCTTATTTTTACTCACATTTCTTCTTATATTTTCCTATCAAATCATATATCTCATTTATCTATTTTTCCCTTTCGTATATCTCACTATATATCTCTTTTTTCCCTTCGTGTATATGTTTCTTTTAAGTGTTATAGAAATATTATTCTTATAATTAATGTATACCTATCACGTAATCCCCAATCCTTACCAATGAGCATAGCTGGATATGAGGAAGCAAATCCTACCAAGCTTCCCCTCTTCCCCCAAATACGCGACGTAGCATCTCCAATTCCAATATCATCACAATATTCTTgtcattattatattatatgcaGCACTGTACAGCAGATGCCACGCGAATAATTTTATATCTCCCCTCCCTTAAATTAAATCATACTATAAGAAACAAAAAATACCAGAAATTGAAGATAAGAAGAAATCTGATCTCTAAAGTCGTCCAAACTCAATGCTTCTGTTTTTTGTCCGTTCATCTCCCTTAGCCCCCACCAAACataagaaaacaaaataaaataagaaaacatTACCCTAACCCT
This is a stretch of genomic DNA from Lotus japonicus ecotype B-129 chromosome 1, LjGifu_v1.2. It encodes these proteins:
- the LOC130746601 gene encoding uncharacterized protein LOC130746601; amino-acid sequence: MAGREGSVCGVGRGSGVGRVSRAVGRGSGLSIAGYSAAIAALRGGAAAGRDAGGRSGAGIAARWMTTPNEQAQDPNSAPAAALIKPKGDNLDIAWQWNSMKTVDNRRSVICDFCGFLSNGGITRAKRHQMGIAGDAKKCLKCPAEVKLLLKEALEKKQGIANDSMLKEMQDAHDEMEEVQEILNLQSGKRPLPLGSQASLLNSKRVKGPLDLMFFKDPTITMRLEKDKRQTSIIDSCEKEARARTIQYIERFLCSNEIAFNVVKSKSFKLMVEALGNYGPHLKPPSYHECRVPLLKKELEYTKALLKNHEEERVLHRCSIMSDAWTDRKNRTLINFLVNCPKGSLFVKSVDGSSFMKTGEKLFELLDSFVTEIGENNVVQVITDNGSNYKLAGKLLEIRRKHLFWTPCAAHCIDLMLEDIGKLTKVHKAIERGISLVGFIYNHTLALNTMRLFTKKMEMIRHGVTWFATSFLTLQRLHTQKDNLEKMFRSDEWLKTNVAKDRKGKKVASIFFMSSFWNDVLYTLKVMGPLVRVLRHVDHEKKPAMGYIYEAIDRAKEEIKASFNDKEEKYKEVFEIIDRRWECQLHHPLHAAGHFLNPDIFYKNSAAIEMDAKVMSGLYACIERLSRGEKEQDQIMDELVKYKMGEDLFGLGLAVRSRDTLSPATWWSNYGSRTPHLQKFPIKILSLTCSSSGCERNWSVFEHIHSKKRSKLEHQKLQDLVYIKYNQALAHRFDCRDVIDPILLDDIDGSNEWLMGQMRDGEDIEAEDDLPFEDHTLNVENVGNVADVSDPIIYTRRRGREAPTLAPTHVASSSRGRGMEVDEEYSEEEIENDEEVHINVDEVIDLNGSDKEEDLYLEDDD